A region of the Chryseobacterium gotjawalense genome:
TCTACCCTTTCTGGCGGCGAAGCGCAAAGAGTAAAATTAGCATCGTTTCTTGTAAAAGGAGCAACGACCGATAAATCGCTGTTTATTTTTGATGAACCTTCAACAGGTTTGCACTTTCACGATATCAATAAATTACTGAAATCGCTTCAGGCTTTAATAGAATTAGGACATTCGGTGATTGTCATTGAACATCAACCCGACATTATTAAAACCGCAGATTATATTATCGACATCGGTCCGGAAGCCGGAAAATACGGGGGCGAAGTTGTTTTTGCGGGGACTCCCGAAGATTTGGTGAAGAATAAAAAATCCCATACCGGGAAATATTTGAAGGAGAAATTGACGTAATTTGATTTACCGAAACATAACAAAAGCCAACTTTTCGGAGTTGGCTTTTTGGTGAGCGCTGTTAGAGTTCGAAGCTCTAACAGCGCTTTCAATATTTTTAAAAACAGGCGATATTCTAAAGAAGAAATCCTAAATTTGAACTCATTTTCAGCTTCATAGTTCAACGGATAGAACAAAAGTTTCCTAAACTTTAGATCCGGGTTCGATTCCCGGTGAAGCTACAAAAATATTATAAATCGACAATGCACGCATAAGAAACAGGAACGAACGTTTCTTTTTTCGTTTATTTTCGTATGCATATCCATTTACAACAATTTCTTTAAAAATAATATTTCAGTCCACCCACAATATATCCAGGCAGCGCTGAAATTACTGATTCTTCAAATGCTAATTCACTATTGTAAGAATTTATGTATTTAAATGATTTCATATTTAATAGATTATCATATAAAATATTATATTCTATTTTAGAATTAATAGGCTTAAAGGACAAGCTACCTCCTAATAGAAAATTCCTCAAAACATTTGTTTGCGAATTTTGAACCAAGTAATCTCCTTTTAAATTATATATGAAATTTTTCTTAATATTACCAGAAATGGCAAAATAGAATTTCTTGTTTTGTTGTGTGGAATAACTATCGTAAAAGCTTTGTTCAAAAATATTTTCTTTAAAACTATAACCTAAATCAAATTGAAAAAGAAAATTCTTAAAATTTGAAGATAATACTTGGGAAATTTCATAACTTTTGAAGGAAGACCTATTATTAAAACCCTCAATTTGATTGTTATTCATACTTGAAGAATTAGAAAATTTAGATTTCAAGGTGGCAAATTTAAAAACTTTCCGCTCGTCTGAAACATGCAAAAATAGTCTTTCTTTGTTGGCTCCGAAAATACCTTCAGTTCTATAAAAACTATTTACATTCACCATATTTGTTGTAATATTAGGATGATCTCTATTATAGATTAATAAAAATAAGAAATAATTACCCTTTTGCAAATTAAATCTACTCCACGTGAATTTATAATTTTCGGTTCTAAATAATGAATCATCTTCAATGGATAGATTCTGGTAAAAAGATAAGTTTTTAGAATAAAATGGTATTGTGAAAAGCTGATCAGGATGAACATAGGAATATTTAGAATTATATTCTAATTTGTAACTAGTACTAATTCTAGCAATCGGATTATAAATAATTTTAAAATTATGACTTAAGAAATGATTATCAGACTTATTAAAATTGACGAAATTCGAACCAACATTATAAGTTAAGTCAACATTAAATATTTTTTTATTGACAACAAAATTATTGGAATAAACTAAATATTGTAAGTCATTATTTTGGAAAGAATTTGAGTTTTTTTCATTTAACGATGAATTAGACCATTCAGATGAAAACTCGGACTGGTATTCAAAATTCAAAAAATTATTTTTATTTTTGAAATCAGCATTAAAACTGTATTTCTTCGATTTTAGATTATAATCTTGCTTTATAAATTTATCATTCGTAAAAAATAAGTCATCATTTGACATAATATCCAACTTACGGTTTTCTGACTGCAAAATTTGGTTAAAAGAAAGAATAAGATCTGAATTAAAAACTCTTTTATTTAAAGAAATAAGATTTGAAATATTTTCTTTTCGAATTTTATTATCAATGGCATATAAAATATTTGAATTATAATATTGACGGTCAATATCGTTTTCAAAAGTGTCGGAGGAAGGATTCATTTTGAAATCGTAATACAGGAAGCCATTACTCAACTTTTGTTTTAGTTTTAATTGCAAAGCTCCTAGAAATCCATGGTTATTTTCAGATTTTTTTTCGGAAACATTAAAGTTTTGAAAGTCACCATTGAAAAACATCTTGTTAGTTGAATTAAACTTCTGAAGTTTAGTTAGATTTACGATGGCGAAACTTGTAATCTGAAAAGATTTTGAAGATTTTGAATATTGTAATGCTCCAAAAGAGTTGTTCTTATTTTTAGCCAAACCATCGTTATTAAGAAAAGATGGCATTTCATTAAATGTAGAAGCGTTTTTAAAATCTACAGCTTCATTATAATTCATTTCAGAAAAATCTGAATAGCTAATTGGATCTTTCGCGATATTATTAAAATCACTAATAAAGGAAAAATTTCCTTTATTATTAAAGTTAAATAAGTTTGCATGAAAAAGATATGCATCATTGGAACCGTAATTCCCTTCTGCATTTCCTGTAATTCTACTTCTATATTCCTCTTTTAATTTTAAATTTAATGCTGTTGAACTATTACCATTAATGGTAGTATAGTTTCTCCATAAATCGACTCCTGCCAACATATCTGCAGAAATATTTTTTGTGGCCAAAGTATGGTTTTTACCAAAAAATTCATTACCATCAATTAGAATATTTCCTACAATGTCTCCCTGATAAGTAACTTTTCCAAATTCATTAATTTCTAATCCTGGTAGCTTTTTAATAATATCTTCGGCATTTCTTTCACTACCGTCAACGATTGCCTTGAGATTATAAGAAATAGTATCCTTCCTTTCAAAAACAATGTTTGGTCGAGCTTTAATCTCAACCTTCTCTATTTCTGTTAACTGAGCTTCTAAAGTAATGTCAAATCTGTTCGCTTCTTCAGTATTAATAGAAACAAATTTCGTTTTAAAAAAAAATGAAGAAATTTTTAAAGAATATTTTCCAGGAACTGAAATATTAAAAAAACAAGATCCTCCCTTATTAGTTTTTCTAAAATCTATTAATTTATTATCTTTTAAAAGTTGAAGATTTACATCTTCTACATTAAAATCATTCTCGCTTGTAATATTTATAGTGATTTTCTGAGAATAAAAAGAGTTTGAAATACCAAAAAGCATGAATATTATTATAAAACTAAAGATGAATTTCTTTTCTAATTTTTGTTGGATTTGCTTCTTTACTCTTGATTTCATTCATTTTATTTTCAAAACTACTACCTTCATAAACGTCTAACTTCTTGTTGATCGATTCCACCTCTGATAATTTTGCTTCGTTGCTAATTTTAGTAGCATAAATTATGAAATTATCTGATTGCACTTTTAAAACTAACCCCGGAAACATTCCGTATACAAAAGGACCTGTAGAAACGGGAATATCTTCTGTATACCACACTTTTATCACTTGACCTCGATCCGTTGTAACTTCTACTAGTTTACATTTATAATTATCAACGTACTCTATGTCGTTTAAATAATTAATTGTTGAAAATATTGGTTTAAGTTTTTGATAAAAATCCTCTCCATTGAAAGATTTAAATTGAAAATAATGATCTGATCCTTTTTCTTTAAAAATTTTCAAATCTTCTTTTCTAAATTTTTCTATTTCAATCTTTGTATTCTTTTTATCGACTTCAGCTCGGCTTTTTTCATTAACGATTACTTGA
Encoded here:
- a CDS encoding GLPGLI family protein, whose protein sequence is MKKIIILLLLSFNFCYSQHLKVEYNFVNNVSYKTNATEGFDKRIAEINKKPEKQILYFANGNSFYRNFPDQVIVNEKSRAEVDKKNTKIEIEKFRKEDLKIFKEKGSDHYFQFKSFNGEDFYQKLKPIFSTINYLNDIEYVDNYKCKLVEVTTDRGQVIKVWYTEDIPVSTGPFVYGMFPGLVLKVQSDNFIIYATKISNEAKLSEVESINKKLDVYEGSSFENKMNEIKSKEANPTKIRKEIHL